The Feifania hominis genomic interval GGCGTCTGAGCGCCGCCCGAAGACTTCCCACCCGGCCACGAGATATGCGGCAGTCGCCACTTTGGCAGAGGCAGCGGCAGCGGGACCGGCAGAGGCAATCCTCCAGTGCCCCGCTCGGAGTCACCAGGGAAAATGCGCCGATTATTCCGGTCATCTCTTCCGGCGCCGCCGTTTCCCGCGCTGCCGCCTCCTCCTCGTGCAGGCAGTCCCCTTGCAAAATATTCGGGCTGCCAGTCTTCCTCCTGCGTTGGTGTCCTCCCGCTCGCAAAATACGGCGGCTGCCAGTCCTCCTCCACCGTGGGACTGCCTGCACTGCGCTGTCCAGCGGTTGTATCAAAGCCCGTCGCAAAATAACTGGGCTGCCAATCCGCCAGACCGTCTTCCTGTTTTTTCTTTGTCATCTTCATCCCCCTGCTCCACAAGAAAAGGCAGGGCGCTCACGCGCTCTGCCTTTTGGTGTTCTGTTGGTTCATCCGTGCCCGTAGCGATCTCAGCGGCGGCTTGCTTCACCGCATCGAATGGGATAGTGCGGCGCTGAAAACCAGTGTAAATACTCGTCGTGACACCTTTTAAAATGCTCTTTCAGCTCCCCGTTGTCATCCAGCGAAATCGCTTTTTTTGTCTGCATATTAACCGCCCTGATCGGAATAAGCCTGTCAAGCGTCCTGAGATCCTCGAGCAGGATATCCACCGTATTCTCGTGGTTTGGCTTTGCAATCTGTATCTGCACCGACTCACGATCTTCATAGGGCCTATCCGGCCTCAGAAGATCGGCAACCGATTTGCCCGCTTCCCGCCTATGTCTTTCATGCTCCATCAGCTTACGCAATTCGTTGCGCAAAGCGATCTCAATGATGCCCCACTCACAGATTTTTTCAAGATACTGATCGGTACAGCTCTCTCCAACAGGCTGATAGCCCATGTCGTTCCAGTAAGAGAACAACTGCTCTCTGTCAATCATTCGGGTAGGCTCTATTTTGATTCGGTATGCTTCCAATCCCATGTGTTTTTCCTCCTCTTCCTGGCAAAGCCTCTTTCCAATTGGGCAACCCGATAGGGCCTGATTGATCTACTACTAAGATTTTAACTGGTATTCCGGTCAATTGGCTGGCAGCAAATCTGTGGTGTCCATCCTGAATATAAAAGCCTTTGCCAGGCACAAAGTAAACTTCTACCGGTGGAATGTCAACACCCGCTTCCAGCATTTCTCTGTAGTCATCCACTCGGTCAAGATCAATCCAATCCTGTGCGTCAACTCAATACGTCTTAACGTCCTGCTCTGGATACATATCACTCATTTTACCACATTATCCCTATGTATCCCACCGTCAGATTTTCTCCACAGCGGTCTCACCGCCCAGTCCAATCAGCCGGAGGTACTGCTCCCTGCCGCAGCGCGGGCAGTAGAGGATCTGCGCCCGCCAGACAGCGCCGTCGCGCTCCTGCGCGGGGGCGGGGCGGATCATCAGCTCACAGAGCCGGTGTCTGTCACAGTAGTAAGTCAATTCGCCACCCCCATCATCTCAGTCGGAAGCGCCGCCGCGGCCTGCTGCCCGGCTGCCTGCTGCGGCATGCCCGCGGACGCTTCGGGCGTACCTGCGCCCGCGCCCGTCGCGGCGGCTGCCTGCGTCGGTGTCGCGCCGGTATCCGCGCTCTCCCCGGCCGGAGCCTGTGCCCCGGTGCCGGACGAGCCCGCGCCCATGGCCTTGGTCAGCTCAATGAGCTTGCTCGCCGCAAGCTCGCCCTGTTTGGCCTTGTCCTCGAGCTGGGCGGTTCCGGCGC includes:
- a CDS encoding ParB N-terminal domain-containing protein — protein: MDDYREMLEAGVDIPPVEVYFVPGKGFYIQDGHHRFAASQLTGIPVKILVVDQSGPIGLPNWKEALPGRGGKTHGIGSIPNQNRAYPND
- a CDS encoding endonuclease Q family protein, with the translated sequence MTYYCDRHRLCELMIRPAPAQERDGAVWRAQILYCPRCGREQYLRLIGLGGETAVEKI